In the Candidatus Cloacimonas acidaminovorans str. Evry genome, one interval contains:
- a CDS encoding polysaccharide deacetylase family protein: MNYSIVVMFHEIHSSVWFNEVLVHLGKKYKFVNADQLYENIHSTGLCHITFDDGHRSFFENAYPVLYELQIPATLFVSPKVIEEETNYWFQSVRKLNNNDFHQYVCKKVSYRFSNPITDFSVYSILKSIPVKIILELIENYESENRIEEEPYMNITKEQLIELNNSGLVEIGSHTNNHPILINESDKVSELEIKDSIKMLEDMIGHNIDYFAFPNGQPGLDFGEREIRILNEIGIKLAFSTSSQKIYGKINNYMVPRIGISKGNNFYIDNKIRFAKQWSQLRSISHRNTEGKERKRLKSMLLLDQ; this comes from the coding sequence ATGAATTATAGTATTGTTGTTATGTTTCACGAAATACATAGTAGCGTATGGTTTAATGAAGTATTAGTGCATTTGGGAAAGAAATATAAATTCGTAAATGCTGATCAACTTTATGAAAATATCCATTCTACTGGTTTGTGTCATATTACTTTTGATGATGGACACAGGAGTTTCTTTGAAAATGCTTATCCAGTATTATATGAATTACAAATTCCTGCAACTTTATTTGTATCTCCTAAAGTTATAGAAGAAGAAACAAATTATTGGTTTCAAAGTGTAAGAAAATTAAATAATAATGATTTTCATCAATATGTTTGCAAGAAAGTATCATATAGATTTAGTAACCCTATAACAGATTTTTCGGTTTATTCAATACTAAAATCAATTCCTGTTAAGATTATCCTGGAACTTATTGAGAATTATGAAAGTGAGAATAGGATTGAAGAAGAACCATATATGAATATAACAAAAGAACAATTGATAGAACTAAATAATTCCGGTCTAGTTGAAATTGGCTCTCATACAAATAACCACCCTATCTTAATAAATGAATCAGATAAGGTTTCTGAATTGGAAATAAAAGATTCAATAAAAATGTTAGAAGATATGATTGGTCATAATATAGATTATTTTGCTTTTCCCAATGGACAGCCAGGTCTTGATTTTGGAGAAAGAGAGATAAGAATTCTAAATGAAATAGGTATAAAACTGGCATTTTCTACTTCTTCCCAAAAAATTTATGGTAAAATTAATAATTATATGGTTCCAAGGATTGGTATATCTAAAGGGAATAACTTTTATATTGATAATAAAATTAGATTTGCTAAACAATGGTCACAATTAAGGAGCATAAGCCATAGAAATACGGAAGGTAAAGAAAGAAAGCGCCTTAAGTCAATGTTATTATTAGACCAATAG
- a CDS encoding carboxylate--amine ligase has product MQKKPGALIIEGHVQGLANTRLLGQADIPVIVVDKENCVAKYSKYCKAFYKCPDYLSDDFIDFLIRLNKAFNLTNWLLLPSNDHAVYNISQHKDTLSQYYKVITENIEVIENIYNKRKLLQIADKAGIPIPATIMPELENPRIVDLRYPILIKGNQGLNFYKRFKHKAFIIKTPDELINIWEKELKEAKPEEYLIQEVIPNVHKTVSVTVFAEKGTVYTYWMGVKVREHPVTFGTATCAKSVFDEEMLNLSKQLIQALNYTGVCEIEWLRDSRDKIPKLIEINARTWLWVGLSAKCGINYPKIIYDYMYDGKIPQVTDYLKDKIWLNIYTDFVYSVINIFKKLDKPINVLKTYRHFQEACWDIKDPIPFVKYGLMINKFIKNR; this is encoded by the coding sequence GTGCAAAAAAAACCTGGTGCTTTAATTATTGAAGGGCATGTTCAGGGATTAGCAAATACCCGACTTTTGGGACAAGCTGACATCCCTGTAATTGTCGTAGATAAAGAAAATTGTGTTGCTAAATATTCAAAATATTGTAAAGCATTTTATAAATGCCCCGATTATCTTAGTGATGATTTTATTGATTTCTTGATCCGCTTAAACAAAGCATTTAATTTAACTAATTGGCTTTTGCTCCCCTCCAATGATCATGCAGTTTATAATATATCTCAACATAAAGACACTCTTTCCCAGTATTATAAAGTTATTACAGAAAATATAGAAGTAATAGAAAATATTTATAATAAACGAAAGCTTCTTCAAATTGCCGATAAGGCGGGAATTCCTATTCCTGCAACAATTATGCCAGAATTGGAAAATCCCAGGATAGTGGACTTAAGATATCCTATTCTGATAAAAGGTAATCAAGGACTTAATTTCTATAAGCGGTTTAAACACAAGGCGTTTATTATTAAAACTCCGGATGAATTAATCAATATTTGGGAAAAGGAACTGAAAGAAGCTAAACCAGAAGAATATTTAATTCAAGAAGTTATCCCTAATGTACATAAGACCGTTTCTGTAACTGTTTTTGCAGAAAAAGGAACTGTCTATACATATTGGATGGGGGTTAAGGTTCGTGAACATCCTGTAACTTTTGGAACTGCTACTTGTGCAAAGAGTGTCTTTGATGAAGAAATGTTGAACCTTAGTAAACAACTTATCCAAGCATTAAATTATACGGGAGTCTGTGAGATTGAATGGCTAAGAGATAGTAGGGATAAAATTCCTAAACTTATTGAAATTAATGCCAGAACTTGGCTGTGGGTAGGACTCTCAGCTAAATGCGGTATTAATTATCCCAAAATTATATATGATTATATGTATGATGGAAAGATCCCTCAGGTAACAGATTATTTAAAAGATAAAATATGGCTTAATATCTATACTGATTTCGTCTACTCTGTAATAAATATCTTTAAAAAACTTGATAAACCTATAAATGTCTTAAAAACATACAGACATTTTCAGGAAGCATGTTGGGATATTAAAGATCCTATTCCTTTCGTAAAGTATGGACTTATGATAAATAAGTTTATAAAAAATAGATGA
- a CDS encoding acyl carrier protein, whose translation MMISILQNIINNVRENNGMPPLESISENMDLRTDIGFDSLDLAELTVKIEKETGIDVFADSFVNTVGEILEKISK comes from the coding sequence ATGATGATTAGCATATTACAAAATATTATCAACAATGTACGAGAAAACAATGGTATGCCTCCCTTGGAAAGCATATCAGAAAATATGGATTTAAGAACTGATATTGGCTTTGATTCTCTTGATCTTGCAGAATTAACTGTAAAAATTGAAAAAGAAACAGGAATAGATGTTTTTGCAGATAGCTTTGTTAATACTGTTGGTGAAATATTGGAAAAGATATCTAAATGA
- a CDS encoding DUF354 domain-containing protein: protein MNNHIMIEIGHPAHVHLFKHLCWELEKKGWKVLFITQDKDCAISLLKYYRLPYLIFGVNQKEIYKKIISLPKLTLKMIKIAQNFKPDIFFSRVSPYSGYTSFLLKKPHITLTDTENVRLLDLISEPFATVVLTSDSYYRNHGSKQIRFPGYKELAYLHPNVFTPDERVLEMLEVKKGEKYAIVRFVAWNAHHDIGHKGISYENKIKLVNTLSKHLRVFISSETELPDELKKYKINIPPEQMHNALAFAHLFIGESSTMASESAVLGTPSFYINDSQLGYTNDLAKYELLYTYTESEQDQIQAIEKAEEIATNIYAKQELITKRNNLLADKIDVTEFLVWFVENYPESVKEVKAKDFDFGRFK, encoded by the coding sequence TTGAATAATCATATTATGATTGAAATTGGACATCCAGCTCATGTTCATTTATTTAAACATCTATGTTGGGAATTAGAAAAAAAGGGGTGGAAAGTTTTATTTATTACTCAAGACAAGGATTGTGCAATATCACTATTAAAATATTATAGATTGCCTTATTTAATATTTGGAGTTAATCAAAAAGAAATATATAAAAAAATTATCTCTCTTCCTAAATTAACATTAAAGATGATAAAAATTGCACAAAATTTTAAACCGGATATTTTTTTTAGTAGAGTATCCCCTTATTCAGGGTATACGAGTTTTTTATTAAAGAAACCGCATATAACATTGACTGATACCGAGAATGTGAGATTACTTGATTTAATTTCTGAGCCTTTTGCTACTGTAGTTTTAACATCAGATTCCTATTATCGTAATCATGGATCAAAACAAATCAGATTCCCTGGCTATAAGGAACTCGCATATTTACATCCTAATGTATTTACTCCGGATGAAAGAGTATTAGAAATGTTAGAAGTAAAAAAAGGAGAAAAATATGCAATTGTACGATTTGTTGCCTGGAATGCCCATCATGATATAGGTCATAAGGGTATTTCTTATGAGAATAAAATCAAATTAGTTAATACATTATCAAAACACTTACGAGTTTTTATATCTTCAGAAACGGAATTACCAGATGAGTTAAAAAAGTATAAAATTAATATTCCTCCCGAACAAATGCATAATGCTTTAGCTTTTGCTCATCTATTTATTGGAGAAAGTAGTACAATGGCTTCTGAGAGTGCAGTTCTCGGTACCCCTTCTTTTTACATAAATGATAGCCAATTAGGCTATACAAATGATTTAGCTAAATATGAATTGCTATACACTTATACAGAATCAGAACAAGATCAAATACAAGCTATAGAAAAAGCAGAAGAAATTGCTACGAACATTTATGCTAAACAAGAACTTATAACCAAAAGAAATAATTTACTTGCCGATAAAATTGATGTTACTGAATTCTTGGTTTGGTTTGTGGAAAATTATCCTGAATCGGTAAAAGAGGTTAAGGCAAAGGATTTTGATTTTGGTAGATTTAAATAA
- a CDS encoding class II glutamine amidotransferase domain-containing protein: MAGIIGIVSLKGELLFKEEKMLNRMLDILKTNKKQIYELYRDLYVFCATVLPLSSSEPDHLIINEELEIVLALEGYIFIPKEMKNELNTIYSTLNKNNDYEYIPYLYKKYGNKILEIINGSYNLFLYDKKSGKCLLANDRFGFYPLYYYYNNKYLIFSSKIEGILSSGYMSKIEFDNVTIAEHLFFGYPITDNTYIKDVFTLPNATLLEIEYGKMKQSKYWQIGNDYNTSHLSKNQSFEAINFALDNAIKKYSSLSNKIAFSITGGWDTRVVLSYLMPDYRDQLYCYSFGSLDSLDIIVPQLITKAENLQYTPYILDNQYLERNFLTEAKNTIELSSGTRNYKRTHYLYTIKNLAIHSKYLLSGIFGDEVLKYGRPKGGTVINENAIAMITSNFSSELVGQNYANSPIFEIPVFSNLQCLKDFKYRIDRVKCLFEDYDQLQDKYLAFRFEINLRKYFGNEASSYNDYFLCLSPFIDYEFIKTWLTTIYAGNLFPFKKPSLKTKQLSIELYTKLVMNNYPSLSVYPSTRGFSIADYLSLKGKLKIFYLKYIKKSKYSVDAFFTRDTDSIFYNNLLKNIPSEIKYINNIPKESYFSSDILSLTYWINTIKERYL; the protein is encoded by the coding sequence ATGGCTGGAATTATAGGAATTGTGTCGCTTAAAGGTGAGTTATTATTTAAAGAAGAGAAAATGCTTAACCGTATGCTTGATATTTTAAAAACTAACAAAAAACAAATATATGAATTATACCGGGACTTATATGTTTTTTGTGCTACGGTTCTTCCTTTATCATCATCTGAACCAGATCATTTAATAATAAACGAAGAACTTGAAATAGTTTTAGCTCTTGAAGGTTATATATTTATACCGAAAGAAATGAAAAATGAACTAAATACCATATACTCAACTTTAAATAAAAATAATGATTATGAATATATACCCTATCTATATAAAAAATATGGCAATAAAATATTAGAAATTATTAATGGAAGTTATAATCTTTTTTTATATGACAAGAAATCCGGAAAATGTCTTTTAGCTAATGATCGCTTTGGCTTTTATCCCCTATACTATTATTATAATAATAAATATTTAATCTTCAGTTCAAAAATAGAAGGCATATTATCATCTGGTTATATGTCTAAAATTGAGTTTGATAATGTTACTATAGCAGAACATTTATTTTTTGGTTATCCTATAACTGATAACACATATATAAAAGATGTGTTTACTCTTCCTAATGCGACGTTATTAGAAATTGAATATGGCAAGATGAAACAGAGTAAGTATTGGCAAATAGGTAACGATTATAACACAAGTCATTTATCCAAAAATCAAAGTTTTGAAGCAATTAATTTTGCCTTAGATAATGCTATAAAAAAATATTCCTCTTTAAGTAACAAAATTGCCTTCTCAATTACTGGTGGTTGGGATACCAGAGTTGTTTTATCATATTTGATGCCCGATTATAGAGATCAATTATATTGCTATTCTTTTGGATCATTAGATTCATTAGATATTATTGTTCCCCAATTAATAACCAAAGCTGAGAACTTGCAATATACACCTTATATTTTAGATAATCAATATTTGGAAAGAAACTTTCTAACTGAAGCAAAGAACACAATTGAACTTTCCAGCGGAACCAGGAATTATAAACGAACTCATTATTTATATACAATTAAAAATTTAGCTATACATTCAAAATATTTATTATCAGGCATTTTCGGAGACGAAGTGTTAAAATATGGTAGACCAAAAGGCGGAACAGTTATTAACGAAAATGCAATAGCTATGATAACAAGTAATTTTTCCAGTGAATTAGTAGGGCAAAATTATGCAAATTCACCAATCTTTGAAATACCCGTTTTTTCCAATTTGCAATGTCTAAAAGATTTTAAATATAGAATTGATCGCGTAAAATGTTTGTTTGAAGATTATGATCAATTACAGGATAAATATTTGGCTTTCCGGTTTGAAATAAATCTCAGAAAATATTTTGGCAATGAAGCTAGTAGTTATAACGATTATTTTTTATGCCTTTCTCCTTTTATAGATTATGAATTTATAAAAACCTGGTTAACAACTATCTATGCGGGAAATTTATTCCCTTTTAAAAAACCATCTTTAAAAACCAAACAACTATCTATAGAATTATATACAAAATTGGTAATGAATAATTATCCTTCATTATCTGTCTACCCCTCAACCAGAGGTTTTAGTATAGCAGATTATTTATCTTTAAAAGGTAAATTGAAGATATTTTACCTTAAATATATCAAAAAATCTAAATATAGCGTAGATGCTTTTTTTACGAGAGATACTGATAGTATATTTTATAATAATCTGTTAAAGAACATTCCGTCTGAAATTAAATACATTAATAATATTCCGAAAGAATCTTATTTCTCTTCTGATATTCTCTCTCTAACTTATTGGATAAATACAATTAAAGAACGTTATTTATGA
- a CDS encoding glycosyltransferase — MNILFVCSGNSPKFDISPFINAQAESLRKLGHTIDYYLIKGKGIGGYISNIPKLKSFINKGNYDIIHAHYSFCGVVSSLSTKKRVICSLMGSDVKESGLWRLLIRYFIKHKWQKTIAKSEDMKKEMGIDKIVVIPNGVDLEIFKPLDKNECRKKIGWKQDGKIVLFGADPNRKVKNFSLAKSSYNMLIERDPKLISMKIELITLGSIAHEIIPLYLNACDVLLLTSKWEGSPNIIKEAKACNIPIVCTDVGDVRWLLDGVDGCYITSQNPNDIADKLHRALSFNKRTTGREKLIQLGLDSTIIAQRIIEIYENVLNK; from the coding sequence ATGAATATCTTGTTTGTATGTAGCGGAAATTCTCCAAAGTTTGATATTTCTCCTTTTATAAATGCACAGGCAGAATCATTAAGAAAATTGGGGCACACAATAGATTATTACCTTATTAAAGGGAAAGGTATTGGGGGATATATCTCAAATATTCCAAAATTAAAAAGTTTTATTAATAAGGGTAATTATGATATTATTCATGCTCATTATTCTTTTTGTGGAGTTGTAAGCTCATTATCAACAAAGAAAAGAGTTATTTGCTCACTAATGGGAAGTGATGTAAAAGAATCCGGGTTATGGAGATTATTAATTAGATATTTTATCAAGCATAAATGGCAGAAAACAATTGCTAAGTCCGAGGATATGAAAAAAGAAATGGGAATTGATAAAATTGTAGTAATTCCTAATGGAGTTGATTTGGAAATTTTTAAGCCATTGGACAAAAATGAATGCAGAAAGAAAATTGGCTGGAAGCAGGACGGTAAAATCGTTCTTTTTGGTGCCGATCCCAACAGAAAAGTTAAAAATTTCTCACTGGCAAAATCTTCTTATAATATGCTTATAGAAAGAGATCCAAAACTTATATCAATGAAAATTGAATTGATTACACTAGGTTCTATTGCACACGAAATTATTCCCCTTTATCTAAATGCTTGTGATGTGCTTTTGTTGACATCAAAATGGGAAGGTTCACCGAATATAATTAAAGAAGCGAAGGCGTGTAATATTCCTATAGTATGTACCGATGTTGGGGATGTTAGATGGCTTCTTGATGGAGTGGATGGCTGCTATATAACTTCTCAAAATCCTAATGATATTGCAGATAAATTACATAGAGCTTTAAGTTTTAATAAAAGAACTACAGGACGAGAGAAATTAATACAGCTAGGACTGGATTCCACAATTATTGCCCAAAGAATCATAGAAATTTATGAGAATGTTCTTAATAAATAG
- the wecB gene encoding non-hydrolyzing UDP-N-acetylglucosamine 2-epimerase, whose product MRLIHLIVGARPNFMKMAPLYRELSLSSNRYEPQIIHTGQHYDEQMSKLFFNDLAMPEPSAYLNVGSGTQGKQTARIIERYEDLILAGDKPDLVIVAGDVNSTIACALVAKKLQIPVAHLEAGLRSYDEQMPEEINRVLTDRISDILLTPSLDANENLIKEGINPEKIHFVGNIMIDSLIRHQKKAELSDIFDKLTMSQDESYALVTLHRPSNVDECDGLKMLLTSLIEIGKHIKIIFPMHPRTKKNIQNFGLSNYVNSSKNIIFTEPLGYFDFLKLEMNAKLILTDSGGVQEESTYFRVPCLTLRENTERPITISEGTNQLVDLNVTSIVNKSLEITEGKVKQGKIPKHWDGKTAERVVMVLDKWFEERDKATDSTESTEK is encoded by the coding sequence ATGAGATTGATTCATTTGATAGTAGGTGCAAGGCCTAATTTTATGAAAATGGCACCTCTTTATAGAGAATTATCGTTGTCTAGTAATAGATATGAACCCCAGATAATACATACAGGTCAGCATTATGATGAACAAATGTCCAAACTCTTTTTTAATGATTTAGCTATGCCTGAGCCATCTGCCTATTTAAATGTAGGTTCAGGAACACAGGGGAAACAGACAGCCAGAATAATAGAACGATATGAAGATTTGATTCTAGCAGGAGATAAACCAGATTTAGTTATAGTTGCGGGAGATGTAAATTCTACCATTGCCTGTGCGCTGGTAGCGAAGAAATTACAGATTCCGGTTGCTCATTTGGAAGCAGGGTTAAGAAGTTATGATGAACAAATGCCAGAGGAAATAAATAGGGTCTTAACGGATAGAATATCTGATATTCTGCTAACACCATCTCTTGATGCAAATGAGAATCTAATAAAAGAAGGGATAAATCCAGAGAAGATTCATTTTGTTGGGAATATAATGATTGACTCTTTAATTAGACACCAAAAGAAAGCAGAATTATCTGATATTTTTGATAAACTAACTATGAGTCAAGATGAAAGTTATGCCTTAGTTACTTTACATAGACCTTCCAATGTTGATGAATGTGATGGATTAAAGATGCTGCTGACTTCTTTAATAGAGATTGGAAAGCATATAAAGATAATTTTTCCAATGCATCCCAGGACTAAGAAGAACATTCAAAATTTTGGTTTATCAAATTATGTGAATTCCAGTAAAAATATTATCTTTACCGAGCCCTTGGGATATTTTGATTTTCTTAAATTGGAAATGAATGCAAAATTGATTTTAACTGACTCTGGTGGAGTTCAAGAAGAATCAACCTATTTTAGAGTGCCCTGTTTAACTTTAAGAGAAAATACAGAAAGACCGATCACAATATCAGAAGGAACGAATCAGCTGGTAGATTTGAATGTTACAAGTATTGTGAATAAATCCTTGGAAATTACTGAAGGAAAAGTAAAGCAAGGGAAAATACCTAAACATTGGGATGGAAAAACGGCTGAAAGAGTAGTAATGGTCTTGGATAAATGGTTTGAGGAAAGAGATAAAGCCACCGATAGCACCGAAAGCACCGAAAAATAA
- a CDS encoding polysaccharide deacetylase family protein, with translation MKDSRKIYKFIRAHIGSTQKAYLSKAVFDFSNKPFVYKKNEKENNNFPADFEGGLCISADFEMAWAFRYSKRKVDPLKMANKERENIPVLLKLFAKYNIPITWATVGHLMLESCNKGDHNWMHRIPYFDDHWRFSSGDWFDDDPYSNYQKDSAWYAPDLMELILKSDVKHEIGCHTFSHIDCSYKNCPPQVLDDELTAWKKAASKWGVELNSFVFPGGTAGNYEILKKHNVKIYRRNMNFDLAYPIIDQYGLLFLPSTSSFGKSYNWSADYYIYRYKKMIDKAIKTKTIAHIWFHPSIDSWTISEVMPSVLIYAADLREAGKLWIGTMNSMANLLGN, from the coding sequence ATGAAGGACAGCAGAAAAATTTATAAATTTATAAGAGCTCACATCGGGAGCACACAAAAAGCATATTTAAGCAAAGCCGTTTTTGATTTTTCTAATAAACCTTTTGTCTATAAAAAGAATGAAAAAGAAAATAATAATTTTCCTGCTGATTTTGAAGGTGGATTATGTATATCTGCCGATTTTGAAATGGCTTGGGCTTTCAGATATTCAAAAAGAAAAGTTGATCCTTTGAAAATGGCAAACAAAGAACGAGAAAATATTCCAGTGCTACTAAAACTTTTTGCTAAATATAATATACCAATAACTTGGGCAACAGTTGGTCATCTTATGCTTGAATCCTGTAATAAAGGCGATCATAATTGGATGCATAGAATTCCATACTTTGACGATCATTGGCGTTTCTCTTCCGGTGATTGGTTTGACGATGATCCATATTCTAATTATCAAAAAGATAGCGCTTGGTATGCTCCAGATTTAATGGAATTGATATTAAAATCTGATGTGAAACATGAAATCGGGTGTCATACCTTTTCTCATATTGATTGTTCATATAAGAACTGTCCTCCTCAAGTGTTAGATGATGAATTAACTGCTTGGAAAAAAGCTGCTTCTAAATGGGGGGTGGAGCTAAATTCTTTTGTATTTCCAGGGGGAACAGCTGGAAACTATGAAATTCTTAAGAAACACAATGTTAAAATATATCGCAGGAATATGAATTTTGATCTTGCATATCCTATTATTGATCAATATGGTTTACTTTTTTTACCTTCTACTTCGTCATTTGGGAAAAGTTATAATTGGTCAGCTGATTATTATATATACAGATATAAGAAAATGATTGATAAAGCGATTAAAACAAAAACAATTGCTCATATCTGGTTCCATCCCTCTATTGATTCCTGGACGATTTCAGAAGTTATGCCGTCTGTATTGATATATGCAGCAGATCTCAGGGAAGCTGGTAAACTTTGGATTGGGACGATGAATTCTATGGCTAACTTATTGGGAAATTAA
- a CDS encoding GxxExxY protein codes for MIYEMELSDRIIGCAIAVHKELGAGYLEKVYERALCVEFQYQDISYVYQVPIPVFYRDKIVGDYIDDIIVKGKIILELKACNIIHSMHCAQIINYLSARGIKVGYILNFGNEVKLEFKRIVH; via the coding sequence ATGATATATGAGATGGAGCTGAGTGATAGAATTATTGGTTGTGCAATTGCTGTTCACAAAGAGCTTGGAGCCGGATATTTGGAAAAAGTATATGAACGAGCTTTATGTGTAGAATTTCAATATCAAGATATTAGTTATGTTTATCAGGTTCCTATACCAGTTTTTTATAGAGATAAAATTGTTGGAGATTATATTGATGATATTATTGTAAAAGGTAAAATTATACTGGAGCTCAAAGCTTGTAATATAATTCATTCAATGCATTGCGCACAAATAATAAATTATCTAAGTGCAAGAGGGATCAAAGTAGGATATATCTTAAACTTTGGCAATGAGGTAAAATTAGAATTTAAGAGAATAGTCCATTAA
- a CDS encoding DegT/DnrJ/EryC1/StrS family aminotransferase, with protein MIPYYSPHFSVADLLKTIFCKNAEDKLCNYFKKLTGKKYVLITSSCRSALYLAYQSIEKKGIVHTSPLTCKVSLLPIIASGNQIYFNDIKKDDWTIDPSTIPASISKKSVAIQAIHFGGFPCDMRSLRKIANDYKLILIEDCAQGFGSFNNKIISGSFGDISCFSLTKNLYGIGGGIFATNNEEWFNKAQKIQMSFPREKYYKIFYRILSSALLSSNLFIIYNVLKKINYIYVSIYHHLNNNIKNQMSVELRKELIKPPRLYSKYFVVRLQKMLKLIDKRKSIANLIKIQLNKSKYIFQYSDNNISSYAKLYTVNQDYQSVNLIRLLRKDGIECMHLSHKFGELYQKKLIPQFEIDRKAYKNYSLIHDNLLSIPLNESMTAELLNKMISILKRRGI; from the coding sequence ATGATACCTTACTATTCTCCTCATTTTTCTGTAGCTGATCTTTTAAAAACGATATTTTGTAAAAATGCCGAAGATAAATTATGTAATTATTTTAAAAAATTGACTGGTAAGAAATATGTATTGATTACTTCATCCTGTAGGAGTGCACTATATTTAGCTTATCAATCTATTGAGAAAAAAGGTATTGTTCATACCTCACCTTTAACCTGTAAAGTTTCATTATTACCAATTATAGCTTCAGGGAATCAAATATATTTTAATGATATAAAAAAAGATGATTGGACAATTGATCCATCAACAATCCCAGCGTCTATATCAAAAAAAAGCGTAGCAATTCAAGCTATACACTTCGGAGGTTTCCCTTGTGATATGCGTTCATTAAGGAAAATAGCTAACGATTATAAACTTATTCTTATTGAAGATTGTGCTCAGGGTTTTGGCAGTTTTAATAATAAAATAATTTCAGGAAGTTTTGGTGATATTTCTTGTTTTTCTCTCACAAAAAATCTTTATGGGATAGGTGGAGGTATATTTGCAACTAATAATGAAGAATGGTTTAATAAAGCACAAAAAATACAAATGTCATTTCCTAGAGAAAAATATTATAAAATATTTTATAGAATACTTTCTAGTGCTTTATTATCCTCTAATTTATTTATTATATATAATGTGTTAAAAAAAATAAATTATATTTATGTGAGTATTTATCACCATTTAAATAATAATATAAAAAATCAAATGTCTGTAGAACTTCGTAAAGAATTAATAAAACCCCCTAGACTTTATTCAAAATATTTTGTCGTTAGATTACAAAAAATGTTAAAATTAATTGACAAACGAAAATCTATAGCTAATTTAATTAAAATACAATTAAATAAATCAAAATATATTTTTCAATATTCAGATAATAATATATCGTCTTACGCTAAATTATATACAGTAAATCAAGATTATCAATCTGTTAATCTTATTAGGTTATTAAGAAAAGATGGGATTGAGTGTATGCATTTATCTCATAAGTTTGGTGAATTATATCAAAAAAAATTAATTCCCCAATTTGAAATAGATAGAAAAGCTTATAAAAATTACTCTTTAATACATGATAATTTGCTTAGTATTCCTTTGAATGAGAGCATGACTGCTGAACTATTGAATAAAATGATTTCAATTTTAAAAAGAAGAGGCATCTAA